TTCGTGCGGAGGCGCTCGTGAGCGAGGTCGACGGGGCCGGCCCGCAGGTCCGGCACGGCGGCAGCCCGGGTCGCTCTCGCGGTCGCGGGCGTGGCCGCGGCGGCGGCGACCGGGTGATGGTGCCGGAGGCCGACTTCACCTCCTACTACGGCCGCCCGATCGTCAAGGCGGCGCCGTGGGAGCACGACATCGCCTACTACCTCTTCACCGGGGGAGTCGCGGCCGGGACCTCGCTCCTCGCCGCCGGGGCAGACCTCACCGACCGCCCCGGACTGCGGCGCGCCGGCCGGATCGGCTCGCTCATCGCCCTGCTCCTCAGCATGGTCGCGCTCGTCCACGACCTCGGCAGGCCCAGCCGGTTCCTCAACATGCTGCGGGTCGTCAAGCTGACCTCCCCGATGTCGGTCGGCACCTGGATCCTCACCCTGCACGCCCCGTTCGCGAGCCTCGCCACGGCCGCCGAGCTGGTCGGCATGCTCCCGACCCGGTGGCAGCGCGGACCGGTGCGGCTGCTGCTGCGCCTGGGACGCCCCGCTGGGCTGGTGGGGGCGATCACCGCCCCGCCGGTGGCGGCATACACGGCGGTGCTGATCGCCGACACCGCCACCCCGGCGTGGCACTCGGCCTACGAGGAGCTGCCCTTCGTCTTCTGCGGCTCCGCCGCGGCCGCGTCGGGGGGCTGGTGCATGGCCACCGCTCCCGTGGCCGAGGCCGGTCCCGCCCGCGCGTTCGCGGTGGGCGGCGCCGCGGTCGAGCTGGTGATGGCCCACCGCATGGAG
The sequence above is drawn from the Nocardioides sp. zg-1228 genome and encodes:
- the nrfD gene encoding NrfD/PsrC family molybdoenzyme membrane anchor subunit, with product MSEVDGAGPQVRHGGSPGRSRGRGRGRGGGDRVMVPEADFTSYYGRPIVKAAPWEHDIAYYLFTGGVAAGTSLLAAGADLTDRPGLRRAGRIGSLIALLLSMVALVHDLGRPSRFLNMLRVVKLTSPMSVGTWILTLHAPFASLATAAELVGMLPTRWQRGPVRLLLRLGRPAGLVGAITAPPVAAYTAVLIADTATPAWHSAYEELPFVFCGSAAAASGGWCMATAPVAEAGPARAFAVGGAAVELVMAHRMEASMGLSAETLHTGVAGRWMRASKVLTVAGAAGALAGGRSRMLSAVAGTALMAGSLCTRMGVYEAGLASANDPKYTVVPQRERVERGEQVRHQG